A window of Sphingobacterium sp. SRCM116780 contains these coding sequences:
- a CDS encoding FAD:protein FMN transferase: protein MYFKSWISILISFFSLCGNGSARAEQTSYSLKSPYKIVLTGPAQGTSYHITYFDRQETISKNEIDSILQVIDQSMSIYNPLSTISQFNQLREGTVKLDSHFQKVIQASFEYNRITEGIFDITVAPLIQLWGFGPKKVNHFPDSNEISTTLRSVGMDKLIWKVPYLQKSKPMVSIDVNGIAQGYSVDVLADFLESKHIKNYIVELGGEMRVKGKNLQDDFFKIGIERPSARHDQQLKTEVVRIKSGALTTAGNFEKFMMRGNQKITHHVNPLTGYMFASPIISVTVYAKTAMEADALDNYFMALTPDQVINFVERRKNLEVYIIFKNENGEIEEKFSTGFSTFFLK, encoded by the coding sequence ATGTATTTTAAATCATGGATATCCATTTTAATTAGTTTTTTTAGCTTGTGCGGTAATGGCTCCGCACGAGCTGAACAAACTTCTTATTCTTTAAAATCACCCTACAAAATAGTACTAACAGGCCCTGCGCAAGGTACTTCTTATCACATTACCTATTTTGATCGACAAGAAACGATTTCAAAAAATGAGATTGATAGTATACTGCAAGTCATTGATCAATCCATGTCGATATACAATCCGTTATCAACAATTAGTCAGTTTAATCAACTTAGGGAAGGGACAGTAAAACTCGATTCCCATTTTCAAAAGGTCATCCAAGCATCGTTTGAGTACAATCGTATTACAGAGGGCATTTTTGACATCACCGTGGCTCCGCTTATTCAATTGTGGGGATTTGGTCCTAAAAAGGTCAATCATTTTCCAGATTCAAACGAGATTTCAACGACTTTACGATCTGTAGGAATGGATAAGCTGATCTGGAAAGTTCCTTACCTCCAAAAATCAAAACCCATGGTAAGCATCGATGTCAACGGTATTGCTCAAGGGTATTCGGTTGATGTCTTAGCAGATTTTCTCGAAAGCAAGCATATCAAAAATTATATTGTGGAACTGGGAGGAGAAATGCGAGTAAAGGGGAAAAATTTACAAGATGATTTTTTTAAAATAGGTATTGAAAGGCCTTCTGCTCGTCATGATCAACAATTGAAAACGGAAGTGGTTCGCATCAAATCAGGAGCATTGACTACTGCGGGTAATTTTGAAAAGTTTATGATGCGTGGAAACCAAAAGATTACCCATCATGTGAATCCATTGACTGGGTATATGTTTGCGAGTCCAATTATTAGTGTAACGGTTTATGCAAAAACAGCTATGGAAGCAGATGCTTTGGATAATTATTTTATGGCATTGACACCCGATCAGGTAATCAATTTTGTAGAAAGAAGAAAGAATTTAGAAGTTTATATTATATTTAAGAATGAAAACGGGGAAATAGAAGAAAAATTTTCAACAGGTTTTTCTACTTTTTTCTTAAAATAA
- a CDS encoding hydroxypyruvate isomerase family protein, whose translation MKRAEFLKNTLLAAGSAVSLNAFGEQSKQKKDMTVPSFNLDYAPHQGMFSASAGKNFIDEIKYMHDLGFKSIEDNGLSERSVAEQKAIGETLARLSMRMGVFVVPKGGNGANTLAAGKQEYIDIFLKGCKESVEIAKRVNAKWATVVPGDYQRELSIGVQTGNVIEALKRGAEIFEPHGITMVLEPLSDTPDLFLRHTDQTYEICKGVGSPSCKILYDIYHMQKNEGNIINKMNECWNEIAYIQIGDNPGRKEPTTGEINYKNVFKWLHNKGYKGVLGMEHGVSKSGKAGEETLLNAYKEVDNFLV comes from the coding sequence ATGAAAAGAGCTGAATTTTTAAAAAATACATTACTTGCAGCTGGTTCTGCTGTTAGTTTAAACGCATTTGGAGAACAATCAAAGCAAAAAAAAGATATGACTGTACCATCATTTAACTTAGACTATGCACCCCATCAGGGCATGTTTAGCGCCAGTGCAGGTAAAAATTTTATTGATGAAATAAAATATATGCACGATTTAGGCTTTAAAAGTATTGAAGACAACGGACTGTCGGAACGTAGCGTTGCCGAGCAAAAGGCAATTGGCGAAACGCTGGCTAGACTAAGTATGCGAATGGGCGTGTTTGTTGTTCCGAAGGGGGGTAACGGTGCCAATACATTAGCAGCAGGAAAGCAGGAGTATATCGATATTTTTCTAAAGGGATGTAAAGAATCTGTTGAAATCGCCAAACGTGTGAATGCCAAATGGGCAACGGTGGTTCCAGGTGACTACCAACGCGAGTTGTCGATTGGGGTACAAACGGGGAATGTGATAGAAGCATTGAAAAGAGGGGCCGAAATATTTGAACCACATGGAATAACCATGGTGTTAGAACCTTTAAGTGATACCCCTGATTTATTTTTGAGACACACTGATCAGACTTACGAAATTTGTAAGGGAGTGGGTAGTCCTTCGTGTAAAATTCTATACGATATTTATCATATGCAGAAGAATGAAGGTAACATTATTAATAAAATGAATGAATGTTGGAATGAAATTGCGTATATCCAAATAGGGGATAATCCAGGAAGAAAAGAACCAACTACAGGTGAGATTAACTATAAGAATGTGTTCAAATGGCTTCATAATAAGGGATATAAGGGCGTGTTAGGAATGGAGCATGGTGTTTCAAAAAGTGGAAAAGCTGGTGAAGAAACTTTGCTGAACGCTTATAAAGAAGTTGATAATTTCTTAGTGTAA
- a CDS encoding nucleoside permease, with amino-acid sequence MSTSIRFKLSFMMFLEFFIWGAWFVTLGTYLTKNLQAQPLEIANVFSTQSLGAIIAPFIIGMIADRYFNAERILGVLHIIGAVLMYQMYNATAISSFYPYVLAYMVLYMPTLSLVNSVSFRQLSNPEKQFSNIRIWGTIGWIIAGLSISYLFKWDSAASSTGGALKNTFLMGAIASLVLGLFSFTLPKTPPVKIESDQKPSFASIIGLDAIKLLKDRNFLIFFVSSILICIPLAFYYQNANAFLDQIGMENPTGKMTIGQISEVLFLLALPIFFTKFGFKKTILVGMLAWAVRYILFAYGNAGDLSFMLLIGIALHGICYDFFFVSGQIYTDSKAGVKYKSAAQGLITLATYGVGQLIGFWVAGFIGEKYAYLKESSVADFWKQTWIIPAGIAFVVFIIFLVAFKDEKVENKLES; translated from the coding sequence ATGTCTACATCAATTAGATTTAAACTATCGTTCATGATGTTTCTGGAATTTTTTATCTGGGGCGCATGGTTCGTTACATTGGGTACTTACCTAACTAAAAATTTACAGGCACAACCGCTTGAAATAGCGAATGTCTTTTCTACCCAATCTTTGGGAGCGATTATAGCGCCCTTTATTATTGGGATGATTGCCGATCGTTATTTTAATGCGGAACGTATATTAGGGGTACTGCATATTATTGGTGCTGTATTGATGTATCAGATGTATAATGCAACAGCAATATCATCATTTTATCCATACGTTTTGGCTTATATGGTACTATATATGCCAACATTGTCTCTCGTGAACTCGGTTTCTTTCAGACAATTGAGTAATCCGGAAAAACAATTCTCCAATATCCGTATCTGGGGTACTATAGGTTGGATCATCGCTGGTCTTTCTATTAGTTATTTATTTAAATGGGATTCAGCAGCTTCTTCTACTGGAGGCGCTTTGAAAAATACCTTTTTAATGGGCGCAATCGCTTCTTTGGTGTTGGGTCTTTTTTCATTTACGTTACCTAAAACTCCTCCAGTTAAAATTGAATCGGATCAAAAACCATCGTTTGCATCCATTATTGGTCTAGATGCAATCAAATTATTGAAAGATAGAAACTTCTTAATTTTCTTTGTTTCTTCAATTTTGATCTGTATCCCTTTAGCTTTTTACTATCAAAACGCAAATGCCTTTTTAGATCAAATAGGGATGGAAAACCCGACTGGAAAAATGACTATTGGTCAGATTTCTGAGGTCTTGTTTTTATTAGCGTTACCTATTTTCTTTACGAAATTTGGTTTTAAGAAAACGATTCTAGTAGGTATGCTAGCATGGGCAGTGCGTTATATTTTATTTGCTTATGGCAATGCAGGAGACCTTTCTTTCATGCTGTTAATTGGTATCGCATTACACGGTATCTGTTATGATTTCTTCTTTGTTTCAGGACAGATTTATACCGATAGTAAAGCAGGTGTCAAATACAAGAGTGCTGCACAAGGCTTGATCACATTAGCGACTTATGGAGTAGGTCAATTAATCGGATTCTGGGTTGCTGGTTTTATAGGAGAAAAATATGCATACTTGAAAGAATCAAGTGTGGCAGATTTTTGGAAACAAACATGGATTATTCCTGCAGGAATCGCCTTTGTTGTTTTCATTATTTTCTTAGTAGCCTTTAAAGATGAAAAGGTAGAAAATAAATTAGAGTCTTAA
- a CDS encoding GMC oxidoreductase, with protein sequence MAENNTYDAIVIGSGISGGWAAKELTEKGLKTLMLERGRNIEHVKDYPSPNKNPWDFPHAGGRTQEMIKERPVLSRDYPLNEKNLDYWVNEQESPYTEVKRFDWYRGYHVGGRSLMWGRQSYRLGDLDFEANLKDGHGVDWPIRYKDIAPWYSYAEKFAGISGNRDGLDVLPDGDFMPAMAMNIVEKDLAERLKKEYGGNRHFIMGRTANITVPHHNRVNCQYQNQCWLGCNFGAYFSTQSATLPAAVATGNLTLRPFSIVTKIIYDKNTKKAKGVEIMDAETNKTYEFFAKVIFVNASAFNSTWVLMNSATDVWEGGLGSSSGQLGHNVMDHHFRCGAGGNVEGYLDSYVFGRRPTGLYVPRFVNVAGDEKKRDYVRGFGYQGGAGRGRWSGAVAEMSVGGAWKDAITEAGDWNIGFTAFGETLPYHENTISLDKTKKDKWGLPVLSMDVEIKDNEKKMRADMQNEMKEMLEKIGVKDAYTYDNVYGFGQGIHEMGTARMGRDPKTSVLNGNNQVWDALNVFVTDGAAMTSSGCVNPSLTYMALTARAVDFAVSELKKGNL encoded by the coding sequence ATGGCTGAAAATAACACTTATGATGCAATTGTCATTGGTTCAGGAATCAGTGGTGGATGGGCAGCAAAGGAATTAACAGAAAAGGGTTTAAAGACCTTAATGTTGGAGCGTGGTCGCAATATTGAACACGTGAAAGATTATCCTTCGCCGAATAAAAATCCGTGGGATTTTCCGCATGCAGGAGGTCGTACGCAAGAAATGATCAAAGAGCGTCCTGTATTAAGCAGAGATTATCCTTTGAATGAAAAAAACCTAGATTATTGGGTGAATGAACAAGAAAGTCCTTATACAGAAGTAAAACGTTTCGATTGGTATAGGGGATATCACGTAGGTGGTCGTTCTTTGATGTGGGGAAGACAGTCATACCGTCTGGGAGACTTGGACTTTGAAGCAAATTTGAAAGATGGTCACGGTGTAGACTGGCCTATCCGATATAAAGATATCGCTCCTTGGTATAGTTATGCAGAGAAATTTGCGGGTATCAGCGGTAATCGTGATGGTTTAGATGTATTACCTGATGGTGATTTTATGCCTGCAATGGCGATGAATATTGTCGAAAAAGATCTAGCAGAACGTTTGAAAAAAGAATATGGTGGTAATCGCCATTTCATTATGGGAAGAACAGCTAATATTACGGTTCCTCACCATAACCGCGTCAATTGTCAATATCAGAACCAATGTTGGTTGGGATGTAACTTTGGAGCTTATTTCAGTACACAGTCAGCAACTTTACCTGCAGCTGTTGCAACAGGTAACTTAACCTTGCGCCCTTTTTCTATCGTAACCAAGATCATTTACGATAAGAATACGAAGAAAGCTAAAGGGGTAGAAATTATGGATGCAGAGACGAATAAAACTTACGAATTTTTTGCTAAAGTTATCTTCGTAAATGCTTCTGCATTCAATTCAACTTGGGTATTGATGAATTCAGCTACCGATGTTTGGGAAGGTGGTCTTGGAAGTAGCAGTGGACAATTAGGTCATAATGTGATGGATCACCATTTCCGTTGTGGTGCCGGTGGAAACGTAGAAGGTTATTTAGATAGCTACGTATTTGGACGTCGACCAACGGGTCTATATGTACCACGTTTTGTGAATGTAGCCGGAGACGAGAAAAAACGTGATTATGTTCGTGGTTTTGGTTATCAAGGAGGTGCCGGTCGTGGTCGTTGGTCTGGCGCGGTTGCTGAGATGAGTGTAGGTGGTGCTTGGAAAGATGCGATTACGGAAGCTGGCGATTGGAATATAGGATTTACGGCCTTCGGAGAAACCTTACCTTATCATGAAAATACAATTAGTTTAGATAAAACTAAAAAAGATAAATGGGGGCTTCCTGTTTTATCTATGGATGTTGAAATCAAAGATAATGAAAAGAAAATGCGTGCCGATATGCAGAACGAGATGAAAGAGATGTTGGAGAAAATTGGCGTAAAAGATGCGTATACATATGACAATGTATATGGTTTTGGTCAAGGTATCCATGAAATGGGTACAGCTCGTATGGGTAGAGATCCAAAAACATCTGTATTGAATGGGAATAACCAAGTTTGGGATGCTTTAAATGTCTTCGTAACGGATGGAGCAGCGATGACATCTTCGGGATGTGTTAATCCTTCTTTAACGTATATGGCATTAACAGCAAGAGCAGTTGATTTTGCGGTTAGTGAATTGAAAAAAGGTAACCTATAA
- a CDS encoding Gfo/Idh/MocA family protein, with the protein MENKNSRRDFLKKAAIFGAGVAIVPRHVLGGPGFVAPSDMLNVASVGVGGMGGSDVAHFAASGKANIAFLCDVDTRRAADSVKKFPKAKFYKDYREMLDKEHKHIDAVSVSTPDHQHAIVALAAMQLKKHVYVQKPLAHDVWEARALTHAAKKYKVVTQMGNQGSSGDGVRQMREWVDAGMIGDLKEIYCWTDRPVWPQGIQWPTQKAEIPKELDWNLWQGTAPQKDYVEKLLPFNWRGWWDYGTGALGDMGCHNMEAPFSIYGLQYVKDVQATVGSVYVDEFKRGYFPESCPPSSYAVMTFPKTAKTTGDVKLHWMDGGIQPPRPEELGPNEKFGDGGNGILFIGTKGKILADTYAANPRLLPTSATYTNPAQKYARVKGGADGHWAQWVEGCIAGYGNMEMSSPFEIAGPLTEALLMANLAIRGSDLRVNDKYPGRNLRLLWDNENMRVTNFDEVNQFVKRNYRAGWELNYTF; encoded by the coding sequence ATGGAAAATAAAAATTCAAGAAGAGACTTTCTAAAAAAAGCAGCCATATTTGGTGCTGGTGTTGCCATTGTACCTCGTCATGTTTTAGGAGGTCCCGGTTTTGTTGCTCCTAGTGATATGTTGAATGTTGCTTCTGTAGGAGTAGGGGGAATGGGGGGATCTGACGTCGCTCACTTTGCAGCAAGTGGAAAAGCAAATATTGCTTTTTTATGTGATGTAGATACACGCCGTGCAGCGGATTCTGTAAAGAAGTTCCCGAAAGCAAAATTTTATAAAGACTATCGTGAAATGCTCGATAAAGAGCATAAACATATCGATGCAGTTTCTGTATCAACACCTGATCATCAACATGCTATTGTTGCCTTGGCAGCGATGCAATTGAAAAAACATGTGTACGTTCAAAAACCATTGGCTCATGATGTATGGGAAGCTCGCGCGTTGACACATGCTGCGAAGAAGTATAAAGTGGTTACGCAAATGGGTAACCAAGGTTCTTCCGGAGATGGTGTTCGACAAATGAGAGAGTGGGTTGATGCCGGTATGATTGGTGATTTGAAAGAAATCTACTGTTGGACCGATCGACCTGTTTGGCCACAAGGAATTCAATGGCCAACGCAAAAAGCGGAGATACCTAAAGAGTTAGATTGGAATCTTTGGCAAGGTACTGCTCCTCAAAAAGATTATGTAGAGAAGTTACTTCCTTTCAATTGGAGAGGATGGTGGGATTATGGAACGGGTGCATTAGGAGATATGGGGTGTCACAATATGGAAGCTCCGTTTAGTATCTATGGCCTTCAATATGTGAAAGATGTACAAGCAACAGTGGGTTCTGTCTATGTAGACGAATTTAAACGCGGATATTTCCCTGAAAGTTGCCCCCCTTCAAGTTATGCAGTGATGACATTCCCGAAAACTGCAAAAACAACAGGCGATGTGAAACTACATTGGATGGATGGTGGCATTCAACCACCAAGACCAGAAGAACTTGGCCCGAATGAAAAATTTGGTGACGGTGGTAATGGTATCTTATTTATTGGTACAAAAGGTAAAATTTTAGCGGATACGTATGCTGCGAATCCAAGATTATTACCTACGTCTGCAACTTATACAAATCCAGCACAGAAATATGCGCGTGTTAAAGGTGGAGCCGATGGTCACTGGGCACAATGGGTAGAGGGTTGTATTGCTGGTTACGGTAATATGGAAATGTCTTCTCCTTTTGAAATTGCAGGTCCATTAACAGAAGCTTTATTGATGGCCAACTTAGCGATCCGTGGATCTGACTTAAGAGTTAACGATAAGTATCCAGGAAGAAATTTACGTTTGTTATGGGATAATGAGAATATGCGTGTGACTAACTTTGATGAAGTAAATCAATTTGTCAAACGTAATTATCGTGCAGGTTGGGAATTAAATTATACATTTTAA
- a CDS encoding gluconate 2-dehydrogenase subunit 3 family protein — translation MNRREAIQRVAMLMGGVVIGSSLFLEGCSRTATKQIESLFEAKTTDLLGDLAEAILPKTSTPGAKEAGVGSFIPVMVRDCYTDEQQTVFMDGINNLDKKAQELTKKNFLDLSAEERTNFVNLLDKEANEFNKKQDEETKAEREKNAVKQNELYRDVEEKAPHWFTLFKQLTLTGYFNSELGLTKALRYVKIPGKFDGNYPYKKGDKAFAL, via the coding sequence ATGAATAGAAGAGAAGCAATTCAACGTGTAGCCATGTTGATGGGCGGTGTTGTCATTGGTTCAAGCCTTTTTCTTGAGGGTTGTTCTCGTACAGCTACTAAACAGATTGAATCCTTGTTTGAAGCTAAGACGACCGATTTATTAGGTGACTTAGCAGAAGCTATTTTACCTAAAACATCTACTCCTGGTGCTAAAGAAGCTGGTGTAGGTAGTTTTATTCCAGTAATGGTTAGAGATTGCTATACAGATGAACAACAGACAGTTTTCATGGATGGTATCAATAACTTAGATAAAAAAGCACAAGAGTTAACGAAGAAAAATTTCTTGGATTTATCCGCTGAAGAGCGTACAAATTTTGTTAATCTATTGGATAAAGAAGCCAATGAGTTTAACAAGAAACAAGATGAAGAAACGAAAGCTGAGCGTGAAAAAAATGCAGTAAAGCAAAATGAGTTGTACAGGGATGTAGAAGAGAAAGCACCTCACTGGTTTACTTTGTTTAAGCAGTTGACACTAACAGGCTATTTTAATTCCGAGTTGGGATTAACAAAAGCATTGCGGTATGTGAAGATTCCTGGTAAATTTGATGGTAATTATCCATACAAAAAAGGCGATAAAGCTTTTGCACTTTAA
- a CDS encoding acyl-[acyl-carrier-protein] thioesterase: protein MGNSTFEKDWEINFTQCYSNGRIRYSDLSNLLQLTAGEHATHVGFGFREMAKNNQTWVLSRIRLEINRLPKWMDTVTIKTWIQQLEGAKSIRNFEVFVNQQLYVTATTYWAVINTVKRGPEELAIPLGDFQTFPERFSTQKPFSKLNLTQHVKPIDSYTVKISDLDIVNHANNVKYLDWCMDRLPMELVLTNQIQVIEMNYLKELRYNNTVEINGNSTEKGYFMTVAKQQRISFALEIETR, encoded by the coding sequence ATGGGCAATTCAACATTCGAAAAAGATTGGGAAATCAATTTTACACAGTGCTATTCCAATGGCAGAATTAGATATTCAGATCTTTCTAATCTACTTCAACTGACAGCGGGGGAGCATGCTACACATGTAGGTTTTGGATTTAGAGAAATGGCCAAAAATAATCAAACTTGGGTATTAAGTAGAATCCGCCTAGAAATTAATCGCTTACCCAAATGGATGGATACTGTCACTATAAAAACGTGGATACAACAACTCGAGGGAGCAAAATCCATTCGTAACTTTGAAGTATTTGTCAATCAACAGCTGTATGTTACCGCAACGACTTACTGGGCAGTCATCAATACTGTTAAAAGAGGCCCTGAAGAACTGGCGATTCCATTGGGGGATTTCCAAACTTTTCCAGAGCGATTCAGTACGCAAAAACCCTTTTCCAAATTGAATCTTACACAGCATGTAAAACCTATCGATAGTTATACCGTCAAAATATCTGATTTAGATATTGTCAATCACGCTAACAATGTGAAATACTTGGATTGGTGTATGGATCGATTACCGATGGAGCTGGTATTGACCAATCAGATACAAGTGATTGAGATGAATTACTTGAAAGAGTTAAGATACAATAATACTGTTGAAATTAACGGCAATTCAACAGAGAAGGGATATTTTATGACTGTTGCCAAACAGCAACGCATTTCATTTGCTCTAGAAATAGAAACAAGATAA